In Pseudomonas flavescens, the sequence CGGCCCTGTTCCTCGCGGAACGGCGTCTGCGGCAGGCTGCCCTTGCCGTACGCTTCGAATGGGCCGAGGTAGTGCTTGAGCCCGGTGACCAGCGCGACATGCTTGACGCTGCCGGCTGCACGCAGGGCGTCGAGCACGTTGCGGATCATCGCCGAGTTGACGCGGATGTTCTCCGCTTCGGTGGCCTGGCGTGCCCAGGTGGTCAGGTAGACATGGCTCGGCTTGAGCCCCTCGAGTGCGCTTGCCAGCGAGGCCGGGTCGAGCAGGTCGGCGGCCAGCGGGGTGATGTTCTCGGCGGCCTTGGGGTTACGGGCCAGACCGGTGACCTGCCAACCCTGATCGGCCAGCAGGCGGGAGGTGGCGCTGCCAACGATGCCGCTAGCGCCAACGACCAGTGCGTGATGTGTCATTAGAGATTCCTTCGAAGATAGAGCCTTGGCACCATAGCGATGCTGACGACTCAAACCAAGACGGCACCAAAAGGTAACCACCCCGATGCAAACCGGATCTCCCGAAGAACAATGGCGCGAGGACTGCGCGCCGCGGCGTGTGCTGGAACTGTTTTCCACCAAGTGGACGAGCATGATCCTGCACACCTTGCACGCCCGCCACGGCGGCAGCGCCCGTGCGGGTGTGCTGCACCGCAGTCTGCCCGGCATCTCGAAGAAAATGCTGGTGCAGACGCTGCGTGAACTGGAAACCAGCGGGCTGGTGAACCGGCAGGTGTACGACAGCGTGCCGCCGGCTGTCGATTACTCGCTCACCGAACTGGGCCAGCGGCTGGTCGAGCCCATCGAACTGATCTACGACTGGGCCCGACAGAACGCACCGGCTCTCGATGCGCTGCAACCCAGGCAGTCATCGCGCAGGCGCTGACTTCGAGGGAATGGTCGAGTTGTAGGAGCCCCGACCTCGGGGCGAATCGTAGTGGTAACGCCGATAACGGGCTGTGCCCACCATCGTTTCGCGCCGAGGGCGACGCTCCTACGGGTCTGTGATTCTGATGGCGCCTACGCTCCCGTGGGAACGATCAAATTTTGCTAGCTCCCACGCTCCGCAAAGGAGCAGCTATCGTGGCAATCCTCGTCCACTCACTTGACTTCACAGAGCCTCCAAATGTAGGAGCGGTACATTTGCTGCCTTGATAATGACCTCTACAGCACTTGGCTCTCTGGTAAGCCCAAGATCAAAAACAGTATCCTCGTGTAGGTCGAGCCAATCTTCTAGTAAAAGTGGCATCAGAACTTGTGCTGTAACATCTGTTTTGGACAGTACCTCGCGCAAGGCATCGCTTTGCCTGGCCTACACCGTTGCTAAAACCTCATCAATGTCCGCCATAGGGCTCAGTGGATAAAAGCTATAATGTGCTGCCCCAGTTCGGGAGTGGCGCGGCTCTTATGTTTCTGGTGGATAATTGTAGTCCCACCGAAAAAAACCATGCTCTTTGAATTCATCGCCTCTTATGGACTCTTTTTTACTTTTTATATAGTTTGGCGGTGGACACGTCACGTTCTTCATCCAGTAGCCAAGAAACCCGTCGTTGATGCCTGGTAAACTAATCATTTCAGCATGAAATGGGTTGAGCTCGGGGAGGGAGAAATATACGAATTCTCCTATGGACTCTTTTATCCACTCTTCCGGATCTTGTGTCTCATGTAATGGTGTTTGGTGCAGTGGGGATTTTGCTAGGTCTACAAAGTCTCGGATATGTGTCATTGACCAATTGCAAAACTCTAGAGTCTCTCCGGTATCAAAGGCGATATCACTCAGACGATCTACCGTTTCCTCTGGTGGCGTTGGGATACGATCACTGAAGTGCTCCACGTTCTTTTCAATGCATAGTAGAAGGTACCTCGCGACCAGTGAGCCCAAGTGATGAACTACCAACGCCGGATGCTCGCCGGAACCACCGCCAATAACTAAGTTCTCGGGTGAGCATGAAAAGTCGTATTCGCCCCAGGCACCATCTTTAATG encodes:
- a CDS encoding winged helix-turn-helix transcriptional regulator produces the protein MQTGSPEEQWREDCAPRRVLELFSTKWTSMILHTLHARHGGSARAGVLHRSLPGISKKMLVQTLRELETSGLVNRQVYDSVPPAVDYSLTELGQRLVEPIELIYDWARQNAPALDALQPRQSSRRR